A genomic region of Devosia ginsengisoli contains the following coding sequences:
- a CDS encoding carbohydrate ABC transporter permease, which produces MTATFDLWKLTKSVLFYALVVFIVVVSVFPFYYAILTSLKSGTDLFRITYWPTSFDLGNYASVLNQGSFPRNLLNSVFVSAVTVIGALFIAVTASFALSRVRFRGRGLLLMTILAVSMFPQMAVLAGLFEVIRALGIYNTPWALIFSYTIFTLPFTVWVLTTFMRELPVEIEEAAIVDGASPWVIITRVFLPLMWPALVTTGLLAFIAAWNEFLFALTFTSSNDTRTVPVAIALLSGGSQFEIPWGIIMAASVIVTVPLVVLVLIFQRKIVSGLTAGGVKG; this is translated from the coding sequence ATGACCGCCACCTTCGATCTGTGGAAGCTCACCAAATCGGTGCTGTTCTATGCGCTGGTCGTGTTCATCGTCGTGGTGAGCGTATTCCCGTTCTACTACGCGATCCTGACCAGCCTCAAATCGGGCACGGACCTGTTCCGCATCACCTATTGGCCGACCTCGTTCGACCTGGGCAATTATGCCTCGGTCCTGAACCAGGGCAGTTTCCCGCGCAACCTGCTGAACTCGGTCTTCGTGTCGGCAGTGACGGTCATCGGGGCGCTGTTCATTGCGGTGACTGCCTCGTTCGCGCTGTCACGCGTGCGGTTCCGCGGCCGTGGGCTGCTGCTGATGACCATCCTGGCCGTGTCGATGTTCCCGCAGATGGCTGTTCTGGCCGGGCTGTTCGAAGTGATCCGGGCGCTGGGCATCTACAATACGCCCTGGGCGCTGATCTTCTCCTACACCATCTTCACGCTGCCCTTCACTGTGTGGGTGCTGACCACGTTCATGCGTGAGCTGCCGGTGGAAATCGAGGAGGCGGCAATCGTGGACGGGGCCAGTCCCTGGGTCATCATCACTCGCGTCTTCCTGCCGCTGATGTGGCCGGCGCTGGTGACCACGGGCCTGTTGGCCTTCATCGCGGCCTGGAACGAGTTCCTGTTCGCGCTGACCTTCACCTCATCGAACGACACCCGCACCGTGCCGGTGGCCATCGCGCTGCTGTCGGGCGGCAGCCAGTTCGAAATTCCGTGGGGCATCATCATGGCCGCGTCCGTCATCGTGACGGTGCCGCTGGTGGTGCTGGTGCTAATCTTCCAGCGTAAAATCGTCAGCGGCCTGACCGCCGGCGGCGTCAAGGGTTAA
- a CDS encoding ThuA domain-containing protein has protein sequence MPIRTLIWGENVHEQKNKIVADNYPTGMHNQIAKLLSSDGNIVTKTTTLQEPEHGCTVEALAETDVLVWWGHAAHGDVQDEIVERIAKRVWEGMGLIVLHSGHFSKIFKRLMGSPCALHWREAGERERLWVTNPGHPIAKGLPAYFELEMEEMYGEPFSVPEPLETVFVSWFQGGEVFRSGLTYRRGAGNIFYFRPGHETYPTYHDDTVGLVLRNAVNWAYNANQFPQLLDAPNTPVDEAIEKIVERGPKLHHGREEGFR, from the coding sequence ATGCCGATCCGTACCCTGATCTGGGGCGAGAACGTCCACGAACAGAAGAACAAGATCGTTGCCGACAATTACCCCACCGGCATGCACAACCAGATCGCCAAGCTGCTGAGCAGCGACGGCAATATCGTGACCAAGACCACGACGCTGCAGGAGCCCGAGCATGGCTGCACGGTCGAGGCGCTGGCCGAAACCGACGTGCTGGTATGGTGGGGCCATGCCGCCCATGGCGACGTGCAGGACGAAATCGTCGAGCGCATCGCCAAGCGCGTGTGGGAAGGCATGGGGCTGATCGTGCTCCATTCGGGGCATTTTTCGAAGATTTTCAAGCGGCTGATGGGGTCGCCCTGCGCGCTGCATTGGCGCGAGGCGGGCGAGCGCGAGCGGCTGTGGGTGACCAATCCGGGCCATCCCATCGCCAAGGGCCTGCCGGCCTATTTCGAGCTCGAAATGGAAGAAATGTATGGCGAGCCCTTCAGCGTGCCCGAGCCGCTGGAAACGGTGTTCGTGAGCTGGTTCCAGGGCGGGGAAGTGTTCCGAAGCGGCCTGACCTATCGGCGTGGCGCCGGCAATATCTTCTATTTCCGGCCGGGCCACGAGACGTATCCGACCTATCACGACGACACGGTCGGGCTGGTGCTGCGCAATGCGGTCAACTGGGCCTACAATGCCAACCAGTTCCCGCAATTGCTCGACGCGCCCAATACGCCGGTGGATGAAGCGATCGAGAAGATCGTGGAGCGCGGGCCGAAACTGCATCACGGCCGGGAAGAGGGGTTCCGGTAA
- a CDS encoding ABC transporter ATP-binding protein: MASIELRNVRKAFGAVEVIKGVDLEVRKGEFMVFVGPSGCGKSTLLRLISGLEDITSGEMLFDGKVVNALAPSKRGIAMVFQSYALYPHMTVYENMAFGLTLEKGQSKEEIRRRVEKAADMLQIRQYLDRLPKQLSGGQRQRVAIGRAITRDPKVFLFDEPLSNLDAALRVATRIEIAKLHEEMNQVTMIYVTHDQVEAMTLADRICVLRDGLVEQVGSPMELYENPNSVFVAGFIGSPKMNFISGDKAKAFNADTVGIRGEHITIMPDNGTWSGTVIHTENLGADSYVYLEMGTEEPVVVRLDGANDYKSGDVVHIAPMEDKIHRFDGAGKPIR; this comes from the coding sequence ATGGCTAGCATAGAGCTTCGCAACGTCCGCAAGGCCTTTGGCGCGGTGGAAGTCATCAAGGGGGTGGACCTGGAGGTCCGCAAGGGCGAGTTCATGGTGTTTGTCGGCCCGTCGGGTTGCGGCAAATCCACCCTGCTGCGGCTGATCTCGGGGCTGGAGGACATCACCTCGGGCGAGATGCTGTTCGACGGCAAGGTGGTCAATGCCCTGGCGCCGAGCAAGCGCGGCATCGCCATGGTGTTCCAGAGCTATGCGCTCTATCCGCATATGACGGTCTACGAGAACATGGCTTTCGGGCTGACGCTGGAAAAGGGCCAGAGCAAGGAAGAGATCAGGCGGCGCGTGGAAAAGGCCGCCGACATGCTGCAAATCCGGCAGTATCTCGACCGGCTGCCCAAGCAGCTTTCGGGTGGGCAGCGCCAGCGCGTGGCCATCGGCCGGGCCATTACCCGCGACCCGAAAGTCTTCCTGTTCGACGAGCCGCTGTCCAACCTCGACGCCGCCCTGCGCGTGGCGACCCGGATCGAGATTGCCAAGCTGCACGAGGAAATGAACCAGGTCACCATGATCTATGTGACGCATGACCAGGTGGAGGCCATGACGTTGGCCGACCGCATCTGCGTGCTGCGCGACGGGCTGGTGGAGCAGGTGGGCTCGCCCATGGAGCTCTACGAGAACCCCAATTCGGTGTTCGTGGCCGGCTTTATCGGTTCGCCCAAGATGAACTTCATTTCGGGCGACAAGGCCAAGGCTTTCAATGCCGATACGGTGGGCATCCGCGGCGAGCACATCACCATCATGCCCGATAACGGCACCTGGAGCGGCACTGTCATCCATACCGAAAACCTGGGCGCCGATTCCTACGTCTATCTGGAAATGGGCACCGAGGAGCCGGTCGTGGTGCGCCTCGATGGCGCCAATGACTACAAGAGCGGCGATGTGGTGCATATCGCCCCGATGGAAGACAAGATTCACCGCTTCGACGGAGCCGGCAAACCGATCCGCTAG